A segment of the Microscilla marina ATCC 23134 genome:
TGCCATCGGTACCCATTATTTTTGTGACTGCTATGCAAGAAGATGAAGTGTTTGAGCAAGCTGTTCAAACCGATCCTTTTGCGTATATAAACAAGCCCGTAGATCGACTTGCCCTGGAACGAAGCATTAGGTTAGCCATGCATAAATACAAAAATTCTCTTCGGTCGAACGATGGGTCTGCGCTTCACCTAAAGGTGGGAAGGCAAGTCCAAAAAGTGCCTATAGATTATATTTACTACCTAAAAGTAGAAAAAAAGCAAGTCATTATTGCCCTCACAGACCACCAACAAGTAAAAGTGCGTATGCCCTTGAGTAAACTTACCAAACTATTGCCCAAGCAATATTTTATTCAAGTGCATCAATCGTATACAGTAAATATTAGAAGGGTAGATAAAGTAACCGAAAACTATGTGCAGATAGGGGGGGAGCAGATACCGATAAGCCGAAGACTAAAAACGCCACTCATCGATGCCTTGGAAAAACTGAAGTTCAAGTTTTAGTGGGAATTCATCAAGTTTAAGTGAGGCTATCTCATAATATAAAAACGTTTTTCCTTCATAAAATTTGGCAACGTTTGAATTATGAGACAGCCTTGTTATTTGAGTAAACTACTAAGCCTAGCGCTCATCTGTAAATACTACTTGTCCGCCTTTCCAGGTGCCACCACGGCGTCCGGCACCGTAGCCCGTAAGTAATAGCTCTTTATAAGATTGGGCTGTCTTCTTTAACTTAAAGTTATTGAAGCCCACGGCTTTACCATCACCCAGGTTTTTCTTAAACCCGATTTGGGCGGTGTTCCAGTCAAAAATCTTGCGGATGGCATTTTCGTTGGTTTTGTTGCTGCTCCAGTCAATATAAGTTACTGTGAGGTCTTTTTCGTTGTAAGTACCTGGCAACTCGGCTACCATTACTGGCTTACCTTCCAATTCTTTCTCGGCTTTTTTCCAAAA
Coding sequences within it:
- a CDS encoding LytR/AlgR family response regulator transcription factor, which produces MKVLIIEDDDIYASALEIMIEDMGYQVAGIANNPTEALCLFRATSPDLVLMDIQLRGGGSGIDTARQMPSVPIIFVTAMQEDEVFEQAVQTDPFAYINKPVDRLALERSIRLAMHKYKNSLRSNDGSALHLKVGRQVQKVPIDYIYYLKVEKKQVIIALTDHQQVKVRMPLSKLTKLLPKQYFIQVHQSYTVNIRRVDKVTENYVQIGGEQIPISRRLKTPLIDALEKLKFKF